Proteins co-encoded in one Verrucomicrobiia bacterium genomic window:
- a CDS encoding HAD hydrolase family protein: MPIRLVSTDFDGTIHEDFAHAPVPDALQDRLLDLQAQGVSWVINTGRDLASLMESIGRARLRVRPDFVVTVEREIHRHVGGHYESVEPWNADCVRDHAGIFDRHAPALADLAAGMEERFDATFYSDMWSPICVIARTNPQMDAIQSELETFCRSVPELVPVRNDVYVRLSHRAYSKGTALQQIQRLLGVGPGESFAAGDHLNDLPMLRREVAHWLATPANGLPQVRDQVAAEGGYLAAAGCGLGVLEALDHFARLAR; this comes from the coding sequence ATGCCCATCCGCCTGGTTTCCACCGACTTCGACGGCACCATCCACGAGGACTTCGCGCATGCCCCGGTGCCCGACGCTCTCCAGGATCGGCTGCTCGATCTGCAGGCGCAGGGTGTGTCGTGGGTGATCAACACAGGCAGGGATCTCGCCAGCCTGATGGAGAGCATCGGCCGCGCGCGCCTGCGGGTGCGTCCGGACTTTGTCGTCACGGTGGAGCGTGAAATCCACCGGCATGTCGGCGGGCATTACGAGTCGGTGGAGCCCTGGAATGCGGACTGCGTCCGCGACCATGCGGGCATCTTTGACCGGCATGCCCCGGCGCTGGCGGACCTGGCCGCAGGGATGGAGGAGCGCTTTGACGCGACCTTCTACAGCGACATGTGGTCACCCATCTGCGTCATCGCCCGCACGAACCCGCAGATGGATGCGATCCAGTCCGAACTGGAGACGTTTTGCCGGTCGGTGCCGGAGCTGGTGCCGGTGCGCAACGACGTGTATGTCCGTTTGAGCCACCGGGCGTACAGCAAGGGCACCGCGCTGCAGCAGATTCAGAGGCTGCTTGGAGTGGGCCCTGGGGAGAGCTTTGCCGCGGGGGATCATCTCAACGATCTGCCGATGCTGCGACGCGAGGTGGCCCACTGGCTGGCGACACCCGCCAACGGCCTGCCCCAGGTCCGGGACCAGGTTGCGGCGGAAGGGGGATACCTGGCGGCGGCGGGCTGCGGACTCGGCGTGCTGGAGGCGCTGGATCACTTCGCCAGGTTGGCGCGTTGA
- a CDS encoding Gfo/Idh/MocA family oxidoreductase, producing the protein MSVPLHSLRAGVIGTGFIGPVHIEALRRLGVQVTAVCGSTKSARACADRWGIPEVYGDYDYRAMLRSPNVDVIHITSPNKAHVEQSLAALRAGRHVVCEKPLGMTSRETARVVRATDRPGAPVFAVNYMCRFFPAVLQMRAMVQRGDLGRIIHVQGHFFQDWLLNETDYNWRLLASEGGRLRAVGDIGTHWMDAVSFILGTRIEQVFAHLETFHKIRQRPRGEVQTFAKADPATLVPYRVDTEDFGSVLMRFGTAKHGFADRVHANASISQVAAGWKCSLAVGIYGTRGSVRWDLQQPNEIFVGRRDEPCQVLQRGTPGFQEDVAGFTDYPGGHPEGFPDSHKMHYRAVYEHIASDRKTPVLFATAGDGHHEVRLCEAILRSSRARRWAPV; encoded by the coding sequence ATGTCCGTTCCCTTGCATTCCCTCCGCGCCGGCGTCATTGGCACCGGATTCATCGGGCCCGTCCATATTGAGGCGTTACGGCGGCTCGGGGTCCAGGTGACCGCGGTGTGCGGTTCGACGAAATCGGCCCGCGCCTGTGCCGATCGCTGGGGCATTCCCGAGGTGTACGGCGACTACGATTACCGGGCGATGCTGCGATCTCCGAATGTGGACGTGATCCACATCACCTCGCCCAACAAGGCTCATGTGGAGCAGTCCCTCGCCGCGCTGCGCGCCGGGCGCCACGTCGTCTGCGAGAAGCCGCTGGGAATGACCTCGCGGGAGACCGCCCGGGTGGTCCGCGCCACGGACCGGCCCGGGGCGCCTGTGTTTGCGGTCAATTACATGTGCCGGTTCTTTCCCGCGGTGCTCCAGATGCGGGCCATGGTTCAGCGGGGCGATCTCGGACGGATCATCCACGTGCAGGGGCATTTCTTTCAGGACTGGCTCCTGAACGAGACCGACTACAACTGGCGTTTGCTGGCCTCCGAAGGGGGAAGGCTCCGTGCGGTCGGCGACATCGGGACGCACTGGATGGACGCGGTGTCCTTCATCCTGGGCACCCGGATCGAGCAGGTGTTCGCCCACCTCGAGACCTTCCACAAGATCCGCCAGCGGCCCCGGGGTGAGGTGCAGACGTTTGCGAAGGCGGACCCGGCGACGCTCGTCCCCTACCGGGTGGATACGGAGGATTTTGGAAGCGTGCTGATGCGTTTCGGGACCGCAAAGCACGGATTTGCCGACCGCGTCCATGCCAATGCCTCCATCTCGCAGGTCGCCGCCGGGTGGAAATGCAGCCTGGCCGTGGGGATTTATGGCACGCGCGGAAGCGTCCGCTGGGACCTGCAGCAACCCAACGAGATCTTCGTCGGGCGGCGGGACGAGCCGTGTCAGGTGCTGCAACGGGGCACCCCGGGCTTTCAGGAGGACGTTGCCGGATTCACCGATTATCCGGGCGGCCATCCGGAGGGGTTTCCGGACAGCCACAAGATGCATTACCGCGCGGTGTACGAGCACATCGCCAGCGACCGGAAGACCCCGGTGTTGTTTGCCACCGCCGGGGATGGGCATCACGAAGTGCGCCTGTGCGAGGCGATCCTGCGCAGCAGCCGCGCGCGGCGCTGGGCGCCGGTCTGA
- the eno gene encoding phosphopyruvate hydratase, with product MTKISEIESREILDSRGNPTVEVDVTLECGAVGRAAVPSGASTGEHEAIELRDGVKTRFLGRGVTKAVKNVTDRIAPALEGVDALDQLTVDRIMLDLDGTETKSKLGANAILAVSLASAKAAALALGQPLFRYLGGPNAKVLPVPMANVINGGAHSDAPIDFQEFMIMPAGLPTFSEGLRAITEVFHALKAVLKKKGLSTAVGDEGGFAPKLESAEAALDVIAAAVKDAGYKLGKEIHLALDVASSEFHAGGQNYVFKKSSGQKLTGEELVAFYEKLCKEYPIVSIEDGCAEGDWKTWKLLTERLGDRIQLVGDDLFVTNVKFLQKGIETGTANSILVKVNQIGSLTETLDAVRLAQTHGYTAVLSHRSGETEDATIADIAVATNCGQIKTGSLSRTDRTAKYNQLLRIEQILGGNAVYAGTSVLPAGR from the coding sequence ATGACGAAAATCTCCGAAATTGAATCCCGCGAAATCCTCGACTCCCGGGGCAACCCGACGGTTGAAGTGGATGTCACCCTCGAATGCGGCGCCGTCGGGCGCGCGGCGGTGCCCTCCGGCGCCAGCACCGGCGAGCACGAAGCCATCGAGCTGCGGGATGGCGTGAAAACCCGCTTTCTCGGCAGGGGCGTCACCAAGGCGGTGAAAAACGTGACGGACCGGATTGCGCCGGCGCTTGAGGGAGTGGACGCCCTCGACCAGCTCACCGTGGACCGGATCATGCTGGATCTCGACGGGACGGAGACCAAGTCGAAGCTCGGAGCCAACGCCATTCTGGCGGTGTCCCTGGCCAGCGCCAAGGCGGCCGCGCTTGCGCTCGGGCAGCCGCTGTTCCGCTACCTGGGCGGGCCCAATGCCAAGGTGCTGCCGGTGCCGATGGCCAATGTGATCAACGGCGGCGCTCATTCCGACGCCCCGATTGATTTCCAGGAGTTCATGATCATGCCGGCCGGGCTGCCCACGTTCAGCGAGGGCCTGCGGGCGATCACCGAGGTCTTCCATGCCCTCAAGGCGGTGCTCAAGAAAAAGGGGCTGAGCACGGCGGTCGGGGACGAGGGCGGGTTTGCCCCCAAGCTCGAAAGCGCCGAGGCGGCCCTCGACGTCATCGCCGCCGCGGTCAAGGACGCCGGCTACAAGCTTGGCAAGGAGATCCACCTGGCCCTCGACGTTGCCAGCTCCGAGTTTCACGCTGGCGGACAGAACTACGTGTTCAAAAAGAGTTCCGGGCAGAAGTTGACCGGCGAGGAGCTCGTCGCGTTCTACGAAAAGCTGTGCAAGGAGTACCCGATCGTTTCGATCGAGGACGGCTGCGCCGAGGGCGACTGGAAGACCTGGAAGCTCCTCACCGAGCGCCTGGGCGACCGGATCCAGCTCGTGGGCGATGACCTGTTCGTCACCAACGTGAAGTTTCTGCAGAAGGGCATCGAGACGGGGACCGCCAACTCGATCCTGGTGAAGGTGAACCAGATTGGCTCTCTTACCGAGACGCTCGACGCGGTGCGCCTCGCCCAGACCCACGGCTACACCGCCGTACTGTCCCACCGTTCCGGTGAAACCGAGGATGCCACGATCGCGGACATCGCGGTGGCGACGAATTGCGGCCAGATCAAGACCGGTTCCTTGAGCCGAACGGACCGCACCGCCAAGTACAACCAGTTGCTCCGGATCGAACAGATCCTTGGAGGCAACGCGGTGTACGCGGGCACCAGCGTCCTGCCCGCCGGCCGCTGA